In Halococcus salsus, the DNA window TGGTTGAGCGAGTGGGGTTCCTTGCGTGTACTGCGACGGATTGATGCGCTCGACGACACGCTTGGCGACTCCACCTAAGACTCGACCAAGAATTATCCCCACAAGGAGGATGAGCAGTGCAGCGATTATCCCTAAGATCGCAGGGACGATATTCGTGATCGTCTCTTGGAGGTATTGCGGTACTTGCACCTGGAGTGGAATCATGTTTAGTGTCACTTGTATCACCATTTCGCACCTGTCACTTTCCGTGAGAGGTGCCATGTTCCCCAACAGATGCCCACCAGTTAAATATTAGCAAATTTAATCTCTGTTTATGTTTGTTTTGGGAAGATCTATATAGATTGGCCATAGGTAATCTTGGCATCTTATATCACATCGCTGGATTTGGAAACGGATAAATATAGCTTGCACGTGCCTGTAATCGCAATATATGATACCACTACAACAAGGGTTTTCGCTTGACCCACAGTTGTTGTTAAATCAGTACGGACCAGCGATAGTAAGTGCGGCAGTCACCGTCGTTCTGTTCGCCATCTCGTTCGTAGTCATTTACTACGTTGGGAAGACACTCGTTGTCCGAGCTCTGCGTACGGGACTGAGAAGTCGCGGCATCAATGAAACCATTGTCGGACTGGTTGTCAGTACAGTCGTTGTAATTACAGCTGTAGTGGCGCTGGCGATCGCTGCGACCATCGCAGGTGCCGGTGTCGTCCTCGCAGCGTTCGGGACGCTTGCGGGTGCGCTTGCTCTGGCTGTGGGTTTCGCCGCCCAAGACCTTATCGCGAACTTCGTCGCAGGGATTTTCATCATCCAGGATAAGCCCTTCCAGACGGGCGATTGGATCGAATGGGATGGCCATACTGGCGTCGTTCAAGAGGTCCAGCTTCGCGTGACGAAGCTCAATTCGTTCGATAATGAGGAAATGACCGTACCGAACAGTGACCTCGTCAACGCCGTCGTGACGAATCCGATGGGTAACGATGAACTCCGTGTCGGGGTGGATTTCGGTATCGAGTACGATGCGGACATCGAACAAGCGCGTGGAGTTATCATAGAGGAGGCGAAGAACCTTGACGGTGTGCTTCCGAGCCAGGAACCATCGGCGCCGGTTACGAGTCTCGGGGACTCTGCCGTAGTGCTCTCAGGGCGGGTTTGGATCGACCCGAACAAAACGGGCTACGCATCCACAGTAGCCGCGTTCACTGAAGCCGTTAAAAAGCGCTTCGACGCGGAAGGAATTGGGATGCCGTATCCCTACACTGAAGTCACCGGGAGTGTATCTATGGATGGTGTGGAGGGCGAATTCCAAGTATAGACTAACCGATCAGTGGATGTTTTTGATGTCAGAGCATGAGAAATGAGACTATACAAACCAATATTAGCAGATTCATAATTTCGAAGGTGATTTTGCTGACGAACATATTTGTTAAGATTTATCCACAATCAGCTGAGGCGAAAAGTGGTATGTTGCAGTACCCAACTTCAGACTATTTTCTTAGAAGGAGATGTTGATGCACTACCCGCCCTGAAACAAACGTCTTCTACTGGCGAGAACAGCTGTTCGCGGGTATCGATAATCGTGGTTCGGCTAATGAATTGAGTATCGAAATCAATATGTCTAGAGTTTGCTTATTTCTTAGATGGTCTCACCGTGGTTGTACCTCATCGTTGCAGCGGTCTTCGAAACAGGTTGGGCAATCGGTCTCGAATACTCAGACGGGTTCACGGAACTCGTCCCCAGCGTCGCAACTGTGATTTCAATGGCGATCAGTGTTGTTCTGCTCGCGAAAGCTGTTCAATCGTTACCGATTGGAACAGCCTATGCAGTCTGGACGGGCATCGGAGCTGCTGCAACTGCTATCCTGGGCGTTGTCTTATTTGACGAGACTTCGAGTGTTGTCCGGTTTGGATTTATTGAGCTCATCATCGCTGGTGTTATTGGGTTGGAAGTTACAGGGCATTAGGATGATTTTCACAATTTCAAATGAAGTGTGAGCTGCCTTGGGATAAAGTCACGAGGTACCGCCTCACACATCTGGTGGAGGTCTGCAAGATAAAGAGTAGTTTCCCATACCGATACGAAAACCCACGCTCTTTATATACTGAATCGGGGTACGATTAGGGTGTCCGAACACACCATACAGATCGCCGCCTATGTCCGCGTCTCCACCGACGACCAGAATGAGGATCGCCAGATGCGAGCGATCCGCCAGAAGTACAACGAGGAAGAGAACTCGAACGAGATCGACTGGTTCTGCGACCTCGGCGAGAGCGGGGCGTCAACCTCGCGACAGGAGTATCAGCGCCTCCGCGAGCATGTCGCCGAGTACGACGTGGTGGTCGCCCACGAACTCGACCGGCTTGGACGGTCGTTCACCGACCTGGCTGGCTTCGTCGAAGACCTCCGCGAGAAAGACGTCGACATCGATCTCGTGAACCAACCCATCGGCACGGTCGGTGAGGACGACTGGATGGCCGAGATGATACTCAACATGATGATGGTGTTCGCCGACGCCGAGCGGAAGATGATCCGCTCGCGCGTCCAGGAGGGCATCGACGCCGCCATCGCCGACGGGAAGCGCGTTGGCCGACCGCCGTTTGGCTACACCGTCGAGGACGGCTTCCTCCAGCAGATTCCCTCGGAATACGTTCGCGCCCAGACGTTCATCCGCGAGGTCCGCAAGGGCCGCGAGAAGCACGCCACCGCCGCCTTTTTCGAAATTCCCGATTCAGCGGTCCAGAGCATCCTTGCACGGGCCGAGGCGAATTACGATATCTCGTTCGACAACGACCAATGGCGGCTCGAACGTGCGAAGGTCACCGCTGGCGAGAAGGACCTCCCGCCGCTCAATGCCCAGAGCGGACACCCGCCCGCACCGACGAGAAGCCCAGAGCAGTAATCGCTCGCCGGAAAGCAAGCGTTCAGAGCTATCGGTGCGCTTGAACGAACTGACTCGATCATGACCCGGTGGCAAGGCGACCTCCATACTCGACGGAAACCGATGGGACAACACTCACTGCACTACGGTAGCCGCGTGTAAGCAGTGAGCCCTCCGCTCAGTGTTCGTCTGTTGAACGACTTGTGGGAACGGTTAGATATACGAGATGGGGACGAAGCCAACGCCAGAGTCGGACGAACCCGACACAGATCCACGTATCGACGCGAAATCATCCGCCACAACCCCGCTGAACGACACTGCTGAGATGGTTGCAGCGGCTCTCGTCGCCGATGCGACCGGCTACAATGACCGTTCGCGGTTTGTCGAGGACGAATCCGACGGGAGTGGTGATGGTCTCGACGGATTTGTCGCGGATGTCACGACCATCGCGCAATCACAGTGCGAGCGGTGTGAGAGCTACGCCGACATCGAGACGCTGATCTACCACCTTCCGATCGATCATCTCACGTTCGCCGCACACGATTCGTTAGCGCCGTACTCGGGACCGTATCCGATGGCCCTACTGGTGCGAGCGTGCCTGTTTATGGAGATCAACGGCTGGGACGAAACCGCCCTTCACGACCATCTCCGAGCGCATCCCTCGCTGAGCCAGAATCTCGGCTTCGA includes these proteins:
- a CDS encoding mechanosensitive ion channel family protein; protein product: MIPLQQGFSLDPQLLLNQYGPAIVSAAVTVVLFAISFVVIYYVGKTLVVRALRTGLRSRGINETIVGLVVSTVVVITAVVALAIAATIAGAGVVLAAFGTLAGALALAVGFAAQDLIANFVAGIFIIQDKPFQTGDWIEWDGHTGVVQEVQLRVTKLNSFDNEEMTVPNSDLVNAVVTNPMGNDELRVGVDFGIEYDADIEQARGVIIEEAKNLDGVLPSQEPSAPVTSLGDSAVVLSGRVWIDPNKTGYASTVAAFTEAVKKRFDAEGIGMPYPYTEVTGSVSMDGVEGEFQV
- a CDS encoding DMT family transporter, yielding MVSPWLYLIVAAVFETGWAIGLEYSDGFTELVPSVATVISMAISVVLLAKAVQSLPIGTAYAVWTGIGAAATAILGVVLFDETSSVVRFGFIELIIAGVIGLEVTGH
- a CDS encoding recombinase family protein; the protein is MQIAAYVRVSTDDQNEDRQMRAIRQKYNEEENSNEIDWFCDLGESGASTSRQEYQRLREHVAEYDVVVAHELDRLGRSFTDLAGFVEDLREKDVDIDLVNQPIGTVGEDDWMAEMILNMMMVFADAERKMIRSRVQEGIDAAIADGKRVGRPPFGYTVEDGFLQQIPSEYVRAQTFIREVRKGREKHATAAFFEIPDSAVQSILARAEANYDISFDNDQWRLERAKVTAGEKDLPPLNAQSGHPPAPTRSPEQ